The Williamsoniiplasma somnilux genome includes a window with the following:
- a CDS encoding PhnD/SsuA/transferrin family substrate-binding protein, giving the protein MKKLLSIIGVFGLTITAATSVVACGGGSSETFEIVFVPSNSTTTLLKTVKPLEEKLETQLKEKAKERNTTFNKKVKVSVSTSYEAAGQSLKAGKADIGFVPVATYNSYKGELINSGNYAGTYSNLGILSQASRAGIITEFDKDITKPNSKVDAKVSLDVAKEYNKNILNKIENTKSISDIKDMYLSKEEDQTVAYYRSYIYINNSYLLEEIEKNNWSNGFENWTDAEYKNNIKKMIEDNGNAFAFGSSKTSSAGTLNPLLWLKNVLGYENSELKEIYESTLTKQGSYPEAAKAVANGTVKFAVGFSDIRGELPDFAESKDLFKKTTVIGLGEQIINDGIVYSRKRIQDSDFLSDVRESFVDLVKDPENKKIFDVYNHSGYVVPKDSENAISWEASQDQNIQDTTTAAEEMKALIKDWK; this is encoded by the coding sequence ATGAAAAAATTATTATCAATAATTGGCGTATTTGGTCTGACAATTACTGCAGCAACTTCTGTTGTTGCTTGTGGTGGTGGTTCATCAGAAACATTTGAAATCGTATTTGTACCTTCAAATTCGACAACAACATTATTGAAAACAGTTAAACCATTAGAAGAAAAATTAGAAACACAATTAAAAGAAAAAGCTAAAGAAAGAAATACAACCTTTAATAAAAAAGTTAAAGTTTCGGTTTCTACAAGTTATGAAGCAGCCGGACAATCATTGAAAGCAGGCAAGGCGGATATAGGCTTTGTTCCTGTTGCTACTTATAATTCATATAAAGGTGAATTAATTAATTCAGGAAATTATGCAGGGACATACAGTAATTTGGGAATATTATCCCAAGCTTCTAGAGCCGGTATTATCACAGAATTTGATAAAGATATTACAAAGCCAAATTCAAAAGTGGATGCCAAAGTGTCTTTGGATGTAGCAAAAGAATATAACAAAAATATATTGAACAAGATCGAAAACACTAAATCAATTAGCGATATTAAGGATATGTATTTAAGTAAAGAAGAAGACCAAACGGTTGCATATTATAGATCATATATTTATATAAATAATTCTTATCTTCTTGAAGAAATAGAAAAAAATAATTGATCAAATGGTTTTGAAAATTGAACAGATGCTGAATATAAAAACAACATCAAAAAAATGATTGAAGATAATGGAAATGCATTTGCATTTGGTTCATCAAAAACATCTTCAGCCGGAACTTTAAATCCTTTATTGTGATTAAAAAATGTTTTGGGTTATGAAAATAGTGAATTAAAAGAAATTTATGAATCAACACTAACTAAGCAAGGTAGTTACCCAGAAGCTGCTAAAGCTGTTGCCAACGGAACTGTAAAATTTGCAGTGGGGTTTAGTGACATTAGAGGTGAACTTCCTGATTTTGCAGAATCTAAAGATCTTTTCAAAAAAACAACTGTGATTGGATTAGGTGAACAAATAATTAATGATGGTATTGTTTATTCTAGAAAAAGAATTCAAGACAGTGATTTTTTAAGTGATGTTAGAGAATCGTTTGTAGATCTTGTTAAAGATCCAGAAAACAAAAAAATATTTGATGTGTATAATCACTCAGGCTATGTCGTGCCAAAAGATTCAGAAAATGCAATATCTTGAGAAGCAAGTCAAGATCAAAATATACAAGATACAACTACTGCTGCAGAAGAAATGAAAGCTTTAATTAAAGATTGAAAATAA
- the phnC gene encoding phosphonate ABC transporter ATP-binding protein — protein sequence MIKFQNVEKIWPNGKHVLRNINLEINAGEFVAIIGLSGAGKTTLLKTINKVNSISSGNIDITMNSGKKYEISKLKGKNLRELRTQIGLMSQEYNNIEKQTVFKNVLSSKVAQINIFRAIIGYFLKNEKLKALEALSKLNLLEYAYVRAGNLSGGQQQRVALARTINQNPEIIIADEPVSALDPILANQVMEDFKKINKELKMTIIINIHHVDLALKYCDRIIGLKDGSIVYDGKPQNISKEVLKIIYGGNY from the coding sequence ATGATAAAATTTCAAAATGTTGAAAAAATTTGACCAAACGGTAAACATGTTCTAAGAAATATAAATTTAGAAATAAACGCAGGTGAGTTTGTTGCCATAATAGGTTTATCTGGGGCGGGTAAAACAACTTTGCTCAAAACTATAAATAAAGTTAATTCAATTAGTTCTGGGAATATAGATATAACTATGAACAGTGGCAAAAAATATGAAATTTCTAAATTAAAAGGCAAAAATTTAAGAGAACTAAGAACACAAATAGGATTAATGTCACAGGAATATAATAATATTGAAAAACAAACAGTTTTTAAAAATGTTCTTAGCTCTAAAGTTGCACAAATAAATATTTTTAGAGCTATTATTGGATATTTCTTAAAGAATGAAAAATTAAAAGCTTTGGAAGCTTTGTCTAAATTGAATCTTTTAGAATATGCATATGTAAGAGCGGGAAATTTATCTGGTGGTCAACAGCAGCGTGTTGCTCTTGCTAGAACAATTAATCAAAATCCGGAGATTATAATAGCAGACGAGCCCGTATCAGCTTTAGATCCGATTCTTGCAAATCAAGTAATGGAAGATTTTAAAAAAATAAATAAAGAGCTAAAAATGACAATAATAATTAATATACATCATGTGGATTTAGCTTTGAAATATTGCGATAGGATAATTGGTTTAAAAGATGGTTCAATAGTTTATGACGGAAAGCCACAAAATATTTCAAAAGAAGTATTGAAAATTATTTATGGCGGTAATTATTAA
- a CDS encoding PhnE/PtxC family ABC transporter permease, giving the protein MNRRRFNAIFNQKVLKIDGNLSKKPKRLFFWTMLIFTMFIIIFSFFTLDSKWSEFFRDLPNLFSRLKEMLHWDWNDFTSTQSNSDPFIKIAFQSILETIYMSIAGTFVGAFLAIPFAILASSNIIKNKFWNTLSRTILSIFRTIPSFVYALVLVSYFGPSTFTVMLALSIFTFSISGKSLYERIEQIDTKLFISAQATGASKFKSFIISVWPQISHHVLSITFYSLETNIRYVSIIAGVTNLGIGRLIDTSIAYDDWGRVGFLLTLLVVVILVLELIIWLTKKYIIEDKDFRIDQKLIKAKNKKISFINKQTNLKFYFEKVIAKNINSEILKEQKNSSRYKSLILQKRQMKHTFFKDYNQKVTEDNTKYKNIIKNHINENLFANDKETGTLIRIDKITKIKTKLKIEKLKIAEIEKIEEKFLKKQSEILQSLTVNNVFGNAPKKYLKKFILYGIMLLIFVLSVWNVKWDIPNSETIQQMNRDLLKIFNISWSSIFTTNENATYSVVYLLAETISIAVVGTFIGAFIAYVFGMLSSEKITNKYVARVFLLLTTMIRAVPTYIYALILVIVIGIGPFTGTMALIMGTIGMLTKYNRELFDDINQKVVFQLEATGLNWFGKIKYGVINQTSSSAISNIIYRFDINYKEVIVLGIVGAGNMGIVLKGYFNDQYFAEFGALLLGIIVVTLLIEYVSGALRNKINNEENIKWIAKLINLANQKIFIIFKANEKMLNLEKKLSFAESSALYTYTNQQIYSRAKNISKKNKTKFNKAWKIAYVEYFDLEISWEIPVEIVFKNHILEIKELKKQIRTKRKNWIIKTKLEAKKNLSNIKNERKNANDEIKKNELNNSIRYTKNWKKIKLTNINY; this is encoded by the coding sequence ATGAACAGAAGAAGATTTAACGCAATATTTAATCAAAAAGTTTTAAAAATTGATGGTAATTTATCCAAAAAACCTAAAAGATTGTTTTTTTGGACAATGCTTATTTTCACAATGTTTATTATAATTTTTTCCTTTTTTACACTTGATTCAAAATGGTCAGAGTTTTTTAGAGATTTACCCAATCTTTTTAGTAGATTAAAGGAAATGTTGCATTGAGATTGAAATGATTTCACCTCAACACAAAGCAATTCTGATCCATTCATAAAAATAGCTTTTCAATCAATATTGGAGACTATTTATATGTCGATAGCAGGTACATTTGTGGGCGCATTTTTAGCAATACCTTTTGCTATACTTGCTTCTTCAAATATAATAAAAAATAAGTTTTGAAATACTTTGTCAAGAACAATTCTTTCAATTTTTAGAACTATTCCTTCATTTGTATATGCTCTAGTTTTGGTTAGTTATTTCGGTCCTTCAACTTTTACAGTTATGCTTGCCCTGAGTATATTTACTTTTTCTATTTCTGGTAAATCTTTATATGAAAGAATAGAACAAATTGACACCAAACTATTTATATCAGCTCAAGCAACAGGAGCATCAAAATTTAAGTCGTTTATTATTTCTGTTTGACCTCAAATTTCACATCATGTTTTGTCGATTACCTTTTATTCCTTAGAGACAAATATTAGATATGTATCTATAATAGCCGGTGTAACAAATTTAGGTATCGGAAGACTTATTGATACTTCTATAGCATATGATGATTGAGGTCGAGTAGGATTCTTATTAACTTTATTAGTTGTCGTTATTTTAGTTTTGGAATTAATTATTTGACTAACAAAAAAATACATTATCGAAGATAAAGATTTTAGAATAGATCAAAAACTAATAAAAGCTAAAAACAAAAAAATTAGTTTCATAAATAAGCAAACAAATTTAAAATTTTATTTTGAAAAAGTTATAGCCAAAAACATAAATTCAGAAATTTTGAAAGAACAAAAAAATTCAAGTAGATATAAATCTTTAATTTTACAAAAAAGGCAAATGAAACATACTTTTTTTAAAGATTACAATCAAAAAGTTACAGAAGATAATACAAAATATAAAAATATTATTAAAAATCATATAAACGAAAATCTTTTTGCAAATGACAAAGAAACTGGAACTTTAATTAGAATAGATAAAATAACCAAAATAAAAACAAAACTAAAAATTGAAAAACTAAAAATTGCTGAGATTGAAAAGATTGAAGAAAAATTCTTGAAAAAACAAAGCGAAATTTTGCAATCTTTAACAGTGAATAATGTTTTTGGAAATGCTCCTAAAAAATATTTAAAAAAATTTATTTTATATGGAATTATGCTGCTTATTTTTGTTCTTTCGGTTTGAAATGTTAAATGAGATATTCCGAATTCAGAAACAATTCAACAAATGAACCGTGATTTATTGAAAATTTTTAACATAAGTTGATCTTCAATATTTACAACAAATGAAAACGCAACTTACAGCGTTGTTTATTTGTTAGCAGAAACGATTTCGATAGCAGTTGTAGGAACTTTTATAGGTGCTTTCATAGCTTACGTTTTTGGTATGCTATCTTCAGAAAAAATAACAAATAAGTATGTGGCTAGAGTATTTTTATTATTAACAACAATGATTAGAGCTGTTCCAACTTATATATATGCTCTTATTTTAGTAATTGTAATTGGAATAGGCCCCTTTACAGGAACCATGGCTTTAATAATGGGAACAATAGGAATGTTAACAAAATATAACAGAGAGTTATTTGATGATATAAATCAAAAAGTTGTTTTTCAATTAGAAGCAACAGGTTTGAATTGATTTGGCAAAATTAAATATGGCGTGATAAATCAAACTTCATCGTCGGCTATTTCAAATATAATTTATAGATTTGATATCAACTATAAAGAAGTTATTGTTTTGGGAATTGTTGGTGCTGGTAATATGGGTATTGTTTTAAAGGGCTATTTTAATGATCAATATTTTGCTGAATTCGGAGCATTATTACTGGGGATAATAGTTGTAACCTTGCTTATAGAATATGTTTCAGGAGCTTTGAGAAACAAAATCAACAATGAAGAAAACATAAAATGAATAGCGAAATTAATTAATTTAGCAAATCAGAAAATATTTATAATTTTCAAAGCAAATGAAAAAATGTTAAATCTAGAAAAAAAATTAAGTTTTGCTGAATCAAGTGCCTTGTACACTTATACAAATCAGCAAATATATAGTAGAGCAAAAAACATAAGCAAAAAAAATAAAACAAAATTTAATAAGGCATGAAAAATTGCCTATGTAGAATATTTTGATCTAGAAATTTCTTGAGAAATTCCTGTCGAAATTGTTTTTAAAAATCATATTTTAGAAATAAAAGAACTAAAAAAACAAATTAGAACAAAAAGGAAAAACTGAATTATTAAAACAAAATTAGAAGCTAAAAAAAATCTTTCTAACATCAAAAACGAAAGAAAAAACGCAAATGATGAAATTAAAAAAAATGAATTGAATAATTCAATTAGGTATACAAAAAATTGAAAGAAAATAAAATTAACAAACATTAATTATTAA
- a CDS encoding nicotinamide mononucleotide transporter: protein MSELKINKNRNLKDPQYSFLGIKMIIEDIKTLPKWFKWMMLSGSVLVMFFNFFAISGYTPENIDPSYFEGIGRWFSPVQEYWKAMDVGTMLGARGDENLAMIATTFYSLNGVISITGLIAVCLIVYDKKSQFFWLLINATAYAPFALMMGYAGDFFLNIILAAIAIPGWYLITFKFKHNSIRNYSKTFKLSFWLTILLVAALSVFLWLMFIPQMVWLINPNYNYPLWSAKHIFDGLLCGVRLVGGGMQLVNFNEQFITWILVDAINFIKYAGAIEGIISVNMMIQFGVWFASSSIGMWERNLKETALPFFNKILKTKNN, encoded by the coding sequence ATGAGTGAATTAAAAATAAATAAAAACCGGAATTTAAAAGATCCGCAATATTCCTTTTTAGGAATCAAAATGATTATTGAAGATATTAAAACATTACCAAAATGATTTAAATGAATGATGCTGAGCGGATCTGTTTTAGTTATGTTTTTTAACTTCTTTGCGATTAGTGGATATACTCCAGAAAATATTGATCCAAGTTATTTTGAAGGTATCGGAAGATGATTCTCTCCTGTTCAAGAATATTGAAAAGCAATGGATGTAGGAACAATGCTAGGAGCACGAGGTGATGAAAACTTGGCAATGATCGCCACAACCTTCTACTCTTTAAATGGTGTAATTAGTATTACGGGATTGATCGCTGTTTGTTTAATTGTTTATGATAAAAAATCACAGTTCTTTTGATTGTTAATCAATGCAACCGCTTATGCTCCTTTTGCTTTAATGATGGGTTATGCTGGTGACTTCTTCCTAAACATTATCCTTGCTGCAATTGCAATTCCGGGATGATATTTAATAACTTTTAAGTTTAAACATAATTCAATTAGAAATTATTCAAAAACATTTAAATTATCATTTTGATTAACCATATTACTTGTAGCTGCCCTATCAGTATTTTTATGATTAATGTTTATTCCACAAATGGTGTGATTAATTAACCCTAATTACAATTATCCCTTGTGAAGTGCAAAACATATTTTTGATGGTTTATTATGTGGTGTTAGACTTGTCGGTGGGGGAATGCAATTAGTTAACTTTAACGAACAATTTATTACTTGAATTTTAGTTGATGCCATTAACTTTATCAAATATGCTGGTGCTATTGAAGGTATTATATCAGTTAACATGATGATTCAATTCGGAGTATGATTTGCTTCATCATCAATCGGAATGTGAGAGCGTAATTTAAAAGAAACTGCTTTACCGTTTTTTAATAAAATTTTAAAAACAAAAAATAACTAA
- a CDS encoding thymidine phosphorylase → MTFSELIEKKKHKIELSNAEIEWLISNYVKGVVTDYQFSAMAMAIYFNGMTNRETAALTTAYVNSGKTYDVSKVQGFKADKHSTGGVGDKTSLVFSPLVASYGIKVCKLSGRGLGQTGGTIDKLETFPGWQSELTNDEFIKVVNEVGMSLIAQSNDVVPADKKIYALRDVTGTVDSMPLIAASIMSKKLIIENDGLILDVKTGDGAFMKTVEQAEDLANRMIGIGREHGRKIAVLITDMNKPLGKAIGNAIEVKEAWDALHGKGPQDFNELVATAVGVTLLQAKIFDDLKTAKKDVYKKMQSGEAAHFFKEFVIAQHGDWSVMENYDQVFTNKHKIEIKTKTKGFVKYNQAEGLGLLSMHLGAGRQTKEESIDHAAGIYLNKGFGEAVEVGETIMTLYTNKEINPEWEQQAYETFTIVEKQPKEEVIIKIISDDVK, encoded by the coding sequence ATGACATTTTCAGAATTGATTGAAAAGAAAAAGCATAAAATCGAATTATCAAATGCAGAAATCGAATGATTGATTTCAAATTATGTAAAAGGTGTGGTTACTGATTATCAATTTTCTGCAATGGCGATGGCTATATATTTTAATGGTATGACCAATCGCGAAACAGCAGCATTAACAACAGCATATGTTAACTCAGGAAAAACTTATGATGTAAGCAAAGTTCAAGGTTTTAAAGCTGATAAACATTCAACTGGAGGAGTAGGGGACAAAACTAGTCTTGTGTTCTCACCACTAGTTGCATCTTATGGAATTAAAGTGTGTAAGTTATCAGGAAGAGGTTTGGGACAAACTGGTGGAACTATCGACAAATTAGAAACTTTCCCAGGATGACAATCAGAACTAACAAATGATGAATTTATTAAAGTTGTTAACGAGGTGGGGATGTCATTAATTGCCCAGTCAAATGACGTAGTTCCTGCTGATAAAAAAATTTATGCATTAAGAGACGTTACAGGCACTGTTGATTCAATGCCATTAATTGCTGCATCAATAATGTCAAAAAAATTAATCATTGAAAATGATGGATTAATTTTAGATGTTAAAACTGGTGATGGAGCTTTCATGAAAACTGTTGAACAAGCCGAAGATCTTGCAAATAGAATGATTGGAATTGGTCGTGAACATGGACGTAAAATCGCAGTATTGATAACTGATATGAATAAACCTTTAGGAAAAGCAATCGGTAATGCAATCGAAGTTAAAGAAGCATGGGATGCATTACACGGAAAAGGGCCTCAAGATTTTAACGAATTGGTGGCAACAGCTGTTGGAGTTACTTTGTTACAAGCAAAAATCTTTGATGATTTAAAAACAGCTAAAAAAGATGTTTACAAAAAAATGCAAAGCGGTGAAGCTGCACACTTCTTTAAAGAATTTGTGATTGCTCAACATGGTGATTGAAGTGTTATGGAAAATTATGATCAAGTTTTTACTAATAAACACAAAATTGAGATTAAAACTAAAACTAAGGGTTTTGTTAAATACAACCAAGCTGAAGGTTTGGGCCTATTGTCAATGCATTTAGGAGCAGGTCGTCAAACAAAAGAAGAGTCGATTGATCATGCTGCAGGAATTTATCTAAATAAAGGGTTTGGTGAAGCTGTTGAAGTTGGAGAAACAATAATGACACTTTATACAAACAAAGAAATTAACCCCGAATGAGAGCAGCAAGCATATGAAACATTTACAATTGTTGAAAAACAACCAAAAGAAGAAGTAATTATTAAAATTATTTCTGATGACGTGAAATAG
- a CDS encoding phospho-sugar mutase → MGFDKQNRVYKEWINTPNLDKELQEILAKAKDEELQAAFSLELEFGTAGIRGILGAGPGRFNSYTIKKVTIAFAKLLISKYPQRLNDGIVIGHDNRHNSKRFSQLVAEILTSFGIKSYLFKDNDMKPTPVVSFATKALNCIGGIVITASHNPAEYNGYKIYDPYGCQLMPEDTDVIAEEMEKINDILNWKFNSNLKLLEVVPQNVVNQYFAMIEGLEFYKNEQASKKKVKIVFSAVNGTGTEFTPVALRKSGYDVIEVAEHAFEDSTFKNVVNPNPEFDPAWKIPLEYGVKHNADIIILNDPDADRFGMAIRHSGKFIRIDGNQTGPILIDWKLSNLKRLNQMPKNPALYSSFVTSDLGDRIAHETYGVNIVKTLTGFKWMGGEIAKEPQTGLNFVFAYEESYGYVLDASTRDKDGIQASIMIAEACWYYKNKNMTLVDYLNELFVKYGYYFTNTINLNFKLEEKTAKMDPIMSKLRNEGLTSLANMKVKMIEDYKNGLHNMPGQNLIKVYFEDGSWFAARPSGTEPKLKIYFVVVDKDQQAAKLKQEKMWTNLKQILSLEI, encoded by the coding sequence ATGGGATTTGATAAACAAAATAGAGTTTACAAAGAATGAATCAACACACCAAATTTAGATAAAGAATTACAAGAAATTTTAGCAAAAGCCAAAGATGAAGAATTACAAGCAGCTTTTAGTTTAGAACTAGAATTCGGAACAGCAGGAATTAGAGGAATCTTGGGGGCAGGGCCTGGTAGATTTAACTCTTACACAATTAAAAAAGTAACAATTGCTTTTGCTAAATTATTGATTAGCAAATATCCACAAAGATTAAATGATGGAATCGTTATTGGTCATGATAATCGTCATAACTCAAAAAGATTTTCACAATTAGTGGCTGAAATTTTAACAAGTTTTGGCATCAAGTCTTATTTATTTAAAGATAACGACATGAAACCAACTCCGGTGGTAAGTTTTGCTACCAAAGCACTTAACTGCATTGGGGGAATTGTGATTACCGCTTCACACAATCCGGCAGAATATAACGGATACAAAATTTATGATCCATATGGATGTCAATTAATGCCTGAAGATACAGATGTAATCGCAGAAGAAATGGAAAAAATTAATGATATATTGAATTGAAAATTTAATTCAAATCTAAAATTATTGGAAGTAGTTCCCCAAAATGTTGTTAATCAATACTTTGCTATGATTGAAGGATTAGAGTTTTATAAAAATGAACAAGCATCTAAAAAGAAAGTTAAAATTGTTTTTTCGGCCGTTAATGGAACCGGTACTGAATTTACACCAGTTGCATTAAGAAAATCTGGATATGATGTAATTGAAGTTGCAGAACATGCTTTTGAAGATTCGACATTTAAAAATGTCGTTAATCCAAATCCAGAGTTTGACCCCGCTTGAAAAATACCTTTAGAATATGGTGTTAAACACAACGCAGATATTATCATTTTGAACGATCCTGACGCTGACCGTTTTGGAATGGCAATTAGACACAGCGGTAAATTTATTAGAATAGATGGAAATCAAACAGGTCCAATTCTAATTGATTGAAAATTAAGCAATTTAAAAAGACTAAATCAAATGCCGAAAAATCCAGCTTTGTATTCAAGTTTTGTTACATCTGATTTAGGTGATCGCATCGCCCATGAAACTTATGGTGTTAACATTGTTAAGACATTAACGGGATTTAAATGAATGGGTGGAGAAATCGCTAAAGAACCACAAACAGGATTAAATTTTGTTTTTGCTTATGAAGAATCATATGGTTATGTTTTGGACGCATCCACTAGAGACAAAGACGGAATTCAGGCATCAATAATGATTGCTGAAGCATGCTGATATTATAAAAACAAAAACATGACTTTAGTTGATTATTTAAATGAATTATTTGTTAAATACGGATACTATTTTACAAACACTATTAACTTGAATTTTAAGTTAGAAGAGAAAACTGCTAAAATGGATCCAATTATGTCAAAACTGCGTAATGAAGGATTAACAAGTTTAGCAAACATGAAAGTTAAGATGATAGAAGATTATAAAAATGGTCTTCACAACATGCCAGGTCAAAATTTAATTAAAGTTTATTTTGAAGATGGTTCTTGATTTGCGGCTCGTCCGTCAGGAACTGAACCAAAATTAAAAATTTATTTTGTGGTTGTTGATAAAGATCAACAAGCAGCCAAATTGAAACAAGAAAAAATGTGAACTAACTTAAAACAAATTTTAAGTTTAGAAATTTAG
- the deoD gene encoding purine-nucleoside phosphorylase: MTVHIEAKKGEIAKFVLMPGDPLRAEKMAKKFLKDPKLVNQVRNMFMYTGTYKGMKVTIAASGMGNASMGIYSYELFNDYEVENIIRVGTAGAYNKDFRPYSVFNTIESYGESDFAKIVTGKDDKILKSSKILFDAIEQTAKEIKMPIITGRAHASDVFYRSDDSLKLAKEKNLDVVEMETYGLFSNAIKLNKNAAALFTISDNLVTGEVTTSEERQNNFDKMFELALETALKFK, translated from the coding sequence ATGACAGTACATATAGAAGCAAAAAAAGGTGAAATCGCAAAATTTGTGTTAATGCCAGGAGATCCGTTAAGAGCCGAAAAAATGGCTAAGAAATTTTTGAAAGATCCCAAACTAGTTAATCAAGTAAGAAATATGTTTATGTATACAGGAACATATAAAGGTATGAAAGTTACAATTGCAGCTTCAGGAATGGGTAATGCTTCAATGGGTATTTATTCATACGAATTATTCAACGATTATGAAGTTGAAAACATTATTCGTGTAGGAACAGCAGGAGCATATAACAAAGACTTCCGTCCTTACTCTGTGTTTAATACAATTGAAAGTTATGGTGAATCAGACTTTGCCAAAATTGTAACTGGAAAAGATGATAAAATTTTAAAATCTTCAAAAATTTTATTTGATGCCATCGAACAAACAGCTAAAGAAATTAAAATGCCTATCATTACAGGAAGAGCGCATGCTAGTGATGTTTTTTATAGAAGTGATGATTCACTAAAATTAGCAAAAGAAAAAAATCTTGATGTTGTAGAAATGGAAACATATGGGTTATTTTCAAACGCAATTAAATTAAATAAAAATGCAGCGGCTTTATTTACTATTTCTGACAACTTAGTGACTGGAGAAGTTACCACATCAGAAGAACGTCAAAATAATTTTGATAAAATGTTTGAATTAGCATTGGAGACAGCTTTAAAATTTAAATAA
- a CDS encoding aldo/keto reductase, with amino-acid sequence MKDIKNIKIKMNNGTSIPQFGLGTYLMNDEAAAKEAIKYAISIGYKHIDCAFVYRNQKVVGQAIKESGVKREDLFITSKVWIDMTTKADVLKQIDTILEDLETDYLDLCLIHWYTKYSVEMYKGLEEAYKQGKLKAIGVSNFMIEQLEQFLPQVNIVPQMNQFELNPLLRRPELVKYCFDKNIQVTSYQTIMKGKVGEIAEIQDLAKKYSVTPSQVALRWAIQKGIVVIPKSVTQSRLFENQDISKFELTKEDIQLIDKIPTQKNNSLDPYTYGEKYFKEHGIK; translated from the coding sequence ATGAAAGATATTAAAAACATTAAGATAAAAATGAACAACGGAACATCAATTCCTCAATTTGGTTTAGGAACTTATTTAATGAATGATGAAGCAGCAGCCAAAGAAGCTATAAAATATGCCATTAGCATTGGTTATAAGCATATTGATTGTGCTTTTGTCTATCGAAATCAAAAGGTTGTTGGTCAAGCAATTAAAGAATCTGGAGTAAAAAGAGAAGATTTATTTATTACTTCAAAAGTATGAATTGATATGACAACTAAAGCTGATGTTTTAAAACAAATTGACACAATTTTAGAAGATTTAGAAACTGATTATTTAGATCTTTGTTTGATTCATTGATATACAAAATATTCAGTAGAAATGTACAAAGGTTTAGAAGAAGCTTATAAGCAAGGTAAATTAAAAGCAATCGGTGTTTCTAATTTTATGATTGAACAATTAGAACAATTTTTACCACAAGTAAATATTGTTCCGCAAATGAATCAATTTGAATTAAATCCATTATTAAGAAGACCTGAGTTAGTTAAATATTGTTTCGATAAAAATATTCAAGTAACCTCATATCAAACAATTATGAAAGGTAAAGTCGGAGAAATTGCTGAGATTCAAGACTTAGCAAAGAAATATAGTGTTACACCTTCTCAAGTTGCATTAAGATGAGCAATCCAAAAAGGCATTGTAGTTATTCCTAAATCTGTTACTCAATCACGTTTATTTGAAAATCAAGATATCAGCAAATTTGAATTAACAAAAGAAGACATACAATTGATTGATAAAATTCCCACTCAAAAAAATAATTCTTTAGACCCATATACTTATGGAGAAAAATATTTTAAAGAACACGGTATTAAATAA